A region from the Candidatus Limnocylindria bacterium genome encodes:
- a CDS encoding metalloregulator ArsR/SmtB family transcription factor: protein MRADPLDATFSALADPTRRAILARLASGEASVTELAKPFAMSQPAISKHLKVLERAGLISGGREAQRRPRRIEGEALAVATGWLERYREVWEGNFQRLDVLLEELKTSEAKREAKRGGKKRKGGKK from the coding sequence ATGAGAGCCGATCCCCTCGACGCGACATTCTCAGCACTCGCCGACCCCACGCGGCGCGCGATCCTGGCGCGCCTGGCCTCGGGCGAGGCGTCGGTCACCGAGCTGGCGAAGCCGTTCGCGATGAGTCAGCCGGCGATCTCGAAGCACCTCAAGGTCCTGGAGCGCGCGGGCCTGATCTCGGGCGGCCGTGAAGCGCAGCGACGCCCGCGCCGGATCGAGGGCGAGGCGCTGGCCGTAGCAACGGGTTGGCTGGAGCGCTACCGCGAGGTGTGGGAGGGCAACTTCCAGCGTCTGGACGTTCTGCTCGAGGAGCTCAAGACGAGCGAGGCAAAGCGCGAGGCGAAACGCGGAGGCAAGAAGCGAAAGGGAGGCAAGAAGTGA